Proteins encoded within one genomic window of Mesorhizobium sp. B2-1-8:
- a CDS encoding GMC family oxidoreductase — protein sequence MADILSADFIVVGSGIMGSLVAHKLALAGASVIILEAGPRVTRGELVARFRNSTRRSDWMSPYPPASWAPHPVYQPEPNNHLIQAGPYPYAAEYIRQVGGTTWHWAAHAWRNVRNDFRIKSLYGVGVDWPMSYDDLEPFYQEAEEIMGVSGAPNTGSPRNKPFPMESVAEPYAMRRLRERLVSDYPVVSNTTARNSRPYDGRPACCGNNSCQPICPIDAQYHGGLAAAAAEAAGARLIANANVYKLEHDEKGRIAAALYYDSDKASHRVTGKTFIVAANGIESPRLLLLSASDKFPNGLANSSDMVGRNLMDHPSTSLTFDADEDVWLGRGPQSPSSINTMRDGAFRSEHAPYRLDFTNISRVDGATKSLIAAGVYGAELEKRLRFSAAREMNVKNVLEVLPDPEHRITLSSEKDAMGIPKPEAHYAIADYTVRGHERSQQDFRRIAELMGGTNLRFSKNGDFANNQHICGTLSMGSDPKTSVCDGYGRAHDHENLFLASTGVLPTAATCNSTENGLAVALRSVAHILGQQAASTGAAGGAAKS from the coding sequence ATGGCCGACATCCTGTCAGCGGATTTTATCGTCGTCGGCTCGGGGATCATGGGTTCACTGGTGGCGCACAAGCTGGCGCTCGCGGGTGCGTCGGTGATCATCCTCGAAGCGGGCCCCCGCGTCACCCGCGGCGAACTGGTGGCGCGCTTCCGCAACTCCACCCGCCGCAGCGACTGGATGTCGCCATATCCGCCCGCCTCCTGGGCGCCGCACCCGGTTTACCAACCTGAGCCGAACAACCATCTCATCCAGGCCGGGCCATATCCCTACGCGGCCGAGTACATCAGGCAGGTCGGCGGCACGACGTGGCATTGGGCGGCGCATGCCTGGCGCAACGTACGCAACGATTTCAGGATCAAGAGCCTCTATGGTGTCGGCGTCGACTGGCCGATGAGCTACGACGACCTCGAACCATTCTACCAGGAGGCGGAGGAGATCATGGGCGTTTCGGGTGCGCCCAACACCGGTTCGCCGCGCAACAAGCCGTTTCCGATGGAGTCTGTGGCCGAACCCTATGCCATGCGCCGCCTGCGCGAACGGCTTGTCTCCGACTATCCGGTCGTGTCCAATACCACGGCGCGCAACAGCCGCCCTTATGACGGCCGGCCAGCCTGCTGCGGCAACAACTCCTGCCAGCCGATCTGCCCCATCGACGCCCAGTATCATGGCGGGCTTGCCGCGGCGGCCGCCGAAGCAGCTGGTGCAAGACTGATCGCCAACGCCAATGTCTACAAGCTCGAACATGACGAAAAGGGTCGCATCGCGGCGGCACTCTACTACGATTCCGACAAGGCCTCGCATCGGGTGACTGGCAAGACCTTCATCGTCGCCGCTAACGGCATCGAGAGCCCGCGCCTGTTGCTCCTTTCGGCCAGCGACAAGTTCCCGAACGGCCTCGCCAACAGCTCCGACATGGTCGGGCGCAATTTGATGGATCATCCCAGCACGTCGCTGACCTTCGACGCGGACGAGGACGTGTGGCTGGGGCGCGGGCCGCAAAGCCCAAGCTCCATCAACACCATGCGCGACGGCGCGTTCCGCTCGGAGCATGCGCCTTACCGGCTCGATTTCACCAATATCTCGCGGGTCGACGGTGCGACGAAGAGCCTGATAGCAGCGGGTGTCTACGGCGCTGAATTGGAAAAGCGCCTGCGCTTCAGCGCGGCGCGCGAGATGAACGTGAAGAACGTGCTCGAAGTCCTGCCGGACCCTGAGCACAGGATCACGCTCAGTTCGGAAAAGGACGCGATGGGCATCCCGAAGCCCGAGGCGCATTATGCGATCGCCGACTATACCGTGCGGGGCCATGAGCGATCCCAGCAGGATTTTCGGCGCATTGCCGAGCTGATGGGCGGCACCAATCTGCGCTTCAGCAAGAACGGAGACTTCGCCAACAACCAGCATATTTGCGGCACGTTGAGCATGGGCAGCGACCCCAAGACCTCGGTCTGCGACGGCTATGGTCGCGCGCACGATCACGAGAACCTGTTTCTCGCCAGCACCGGTGTGCTGCCGACAGCGGCGACTTGCAATTCGACGGAAAATGGCCTGGCGGTAGCACTGCGCTCGGTTGCGCACATATTGGGACAGCAAGCGGCCTCGACCGGCGCTGCTGGCGGCGCGGCAAAATCATGA
- a CDS encoding NADPH-dependent FMN reductase: protein MTTHKVGYLIGSLAKGSINRKLAKALVRLAPPELEMSEIAFKDLPLYSYDYDADYPPAGKAFKAAIAAVNAVLFVTPEYNRSIPGGLKNAIDWASRPYGTNSFARKPSAVIGTSPGAIGTAVAQQNLRSVLGFCNSPQMNAPEAYIQFTPGLITDDGEVTNDGTADFLRTFMQDFHTFIARVRSVLPKDA, encoded by the coding sequence ATGACTACGCACAAAGTGGGCTATCTCATCGGCAGCCTCGCCAAAGGCTCGATCAATCGCAAACTCGCCAAAGCACTGGTGCGGTTGGCGCCGCCCGAACTCGAAATGTCGGAGATCGCCTTCAAGGACCTGCCGCTCTATAGCTACGACTATGATGCCGACTATCCCCCCGCCGGCAAGGCGTTCAAGGCGGCCATCGCAGCCGTCAATGCTGTGCTGTTCGTCACGCCGGAATACAATCGTTCGATCCCGGGCGGGTTGAAGAATGCGATAGACTGGGCGAGCCGACCCTACGGCACCAACTCGTTTGCCCGCAAACCGTCCGCAGTGATCGGCACGTCGCCAGGCGCAATCGGCACCGCCGTCGCCCAGCAGAATCTGCGCAGCGTGCTCGGCTTCTGCAACTCGCCCCAGATGAACGCCCCGGAAGCCTATATCCAGTTCACACCGGGGCTGATCACCGATGACGGCGAGGTCACCAATGACGGCACCGCCGATTTCCTGCGCACCTTCATGCAGGATTTCCACACCTTCATCGCGAGGGTTCGTTCAGTGCTGCCGAAAGATGCGTAG
- the sbmA gene encoding peptide antibiotic transporter SbmA, which produces MFVSFFPRPRLFFLSAFLWTVLAMTLWYVVGKHAGVSIGLPPLPPGTMPRVDASYFWSGPFLWFDIYFAIALGIFAAFWMFMAPHPWALWSILGSALIIFTNYIQVEASVAINNWYGPFYNLIEAALSRSAPVTLAEFYTKIGGLAGIVGVGVGVGVLTRFLASHYIFRWRTAMNSYYMAHWSRLRTTEGASQRVQDDTMRFASTIETLGINFIESVMTLVAFLPVLLRLSADVTELPLIGHVPYALVVAVVVWSIFGTGLLALVGIRLPALQFRNQRVEAAYRKELVHGEDSAERAQPATIAELFSHIRRNYFRLYLNYVYFNVVRLTYLQVDNIFPYVVLGPNIVAGKITLGAMNQILNAFLQVRTSMQFLINSWTVIVELLSIYKRLRGLDANIRGERLPKIDRRFREDPLETPW; this is translated from the coding sequence GTGTTCGTATCGTTCTTTCCCAGGCCGCGCCTGTTCTTCCTCTCAGCTTTTTTGTGGACCGTCCTCGCCATGACGCTGTGGTATGTCGTCGGCAAGCACGCGGGCGTGTCTATAGGCCTGCCGCCGCTTCCGCCCGGGACGATGCCGCGGGTCGATGCCTCGTATTTCTGGTCCGGGCCATTTCTTTGGTTTGATATCTATTTCGCGATCGCATTAGGCATATTCGCGGCATTCTGGATGTTTATGGCGCCGCACCCTTGGGCGCTCTGGTCCATTCTCGGTTCCGCCCTCATCATTTTCACCAACTACATTCAGGTTGAGGCCAGCGTCGCGATCAACAATTGGTACGGACCTTTTTACAATCTGATCGAGGCCGCCTTGTCCAGATCGGCGCCTGTCACTTTGGCCGAGTTCTACACAAAGATCGGCGGGCTCGCGGGGATCGTCGGCGTCGGTGTCGGCGTCGGCGTGCTGACGCGCTTCCTCGCTAGTCACTACATCTTCCGCTGGCGTACGGCCATGAACAGCTACTACATGGCGCATTGGAGCCGGCTGCGCACCACCGAAGGTGCCTCGCAGCGCGTGCAAGACGACACAATGCGCTTCGCCTCGACGATAGAAACCCTGGGCATCAATTTCATCGAGTCGGTCATGACGTTAGTCGCCTTCCTGCCCGTCCTGCTCCGCCTCTCCGCCGATGTGACCGAACTGCCGCTCATTGGGCACGTGCCTTATGCACTCGTCGTCGCCGTTGTCGTCTGGTCTATTTTCGGAACGGGTTTGCTCGCTCTCGTCGGCATCCGCTTGCCGGCGCTACAATTTCGTAACCAGAGGGTTGAGGCGGCCTACCGCAAGGAGCTTGTTCATGGCGAGGATAGCGCCGAGCGGGCGCAGCCGGCGACGATCGCGGAACTCTTCTCGCACATCCGGCGCAATTACTTTCGACTTTATCTCAACTACGTTTACTTCAATGTGGTTCGACTGACTTATTTACAGGTAGATAACATCTTCCCCTACGTCGTACTGGGACCAAATATTGTGGCTGGCAAAATCACGCTAGGTGCCATGAACCAGATTCTGAACGCCTTCCTGCAGGTACGTACGTCTATGCAGTTTCTGATCAATTCGTGGACGGTGATCGTGGAACTCTTGTCCATCTACAAGCGCCTGCGCGGCCTTGATGCCAATATCCGGGGCGAACGCCTGCCCAAGATTGACCGGCGCTTCCGCGAGGATCCTCTCGAGACTCCCTGGTGA
- a CDS encoding c-type cytochrome, whose amino-acid sequence MSRAMPRLFRRSGVALALSIAVNPALSADMDQIARGKYIATASDCVACHTAPGGAVMAGGLPLATPIGPIMSTNITPSKENGIGSYTLEQFGAALRKGVRADGKHLYPAMPYTAYALLSGDDVEALYAFFMNGVAPVETSPAETKLPFPFNIRLSMAAWNLLFLDNGPYKPDPAHDAEWNRGAYLARGPTHCGTCHSPRNLFMAEKTSSEMAGGDVGFWHAPNITSDANSGVGGWSVEELVTYMRDGHAAGKSQAAGPMAEAVDNSLRFLMPEDLQAIAVYVKSIPAAHDAVDTKPVFAWGSPSDELESIRGFALPQDRDKMSGPQLYDAYCASCHQAQGQGSFEGGLPPLLHNTALGRENSNNLVMVMLEGLRRQPDVLMPGFAKELSDTQIATLGTYLIQHFGNPAAKVDVGQVSELRAGTQKSMLVPAIRVAMVVGALVLIGLVVLWLRRRRNRAVVVQH is encoded by the coding sequence ATGAGCCGCGCCATGCCTCGCCTGTTTCGCCGCTCAGGTGTTGCCTTGGCGCTGTCGATTGCCGTGAACCCTGCTCTTAGCGCGGATATGGATCAGATTGCCCGCGGCAAGTATATCGCTACTGCCTCCGATTGCGTGGCCTGCCACACCGCTCCCGGCGGCGCGGTGATGGCGGGCGGCCTGCCGCTTGCAACGCCGATCGGGCCCATTATGTCAACCAATATAACCCCGTCGAAGGAAAACGGTATCGGCAGCTATACGCTGGAGCAGTTCGGCGCGGCGTTGCGCAAGGGCGTGCGTGCCGACGGCAAGCATCTCTACCCGGCCATGCCCTATACGGCCTATGCACTGCTGTCGGGCGACGACGTCGAGGCACTCTATGCGTTTTTCATGAACGGCGTGGCCCCGGTCGAGACTAGCCCCGCCGAAACGAAACTGCCGTTTCCGTTCAACATTCGCCTGTCGATGGCGGCCTGGAACCTGCTGTTCCTCGACAACGGCCCTTACAAGCCCGATCCGGCGCATGACGCCGAATGGAACCGCGGCGCCTATCTGGCGCGTGGACCCACGCATTGCGGTACCTGCCATTCGCCTCGCAATCTATTCATGGCGGAAAAGACCTCCAGCGAAATGGCCGGCGGCGATGTCGGCTTCTGGCATGCACCCAACATCACCTCCGATGCCAACAGTGGTGTGGGCGGGTGGAGCGTCGAGGAACTGGTCACTTACATGCGTGACGGCCATGCCGCCGGCAAGAGCCAGGCGGCCGGTCCGATGGCGGAAGCGGTAGACAACAGCTTGCGATTCCTGATGCCTGAAGATTTGCAGGCGATCGCGGTCTACGTGAAATCCATACCGGCGGCTCACGATGCCGTCGACACGAAGCCGGTCTTTGCATGGGGCAGTCCTTCGGACGAACTGGAGAGTATCCGCGGCTTTGCGTTGCCGCAGGATCGCGACAAAATGAGCGGCCCGCAGCTCTACGACGCCTATTGCGCGAGCTGCCATCAGGCACAAGGGCAGGGCAGTTTCGAAGGCGGTCTGCCGCCGCTGCTGCACAACACCGCGCTCGGCCGAGAAAATTCCAACAATTTGGTGATGGTGATGCTGGAGGGCCTGCGTCGCCAACCGGACGTTCTGATGCCCGGCTTCGCGAAGGAACTTTCGGATACGCAAATTGCCACGCTGGGCACCTATCTGATTCAGCATTTTGGCAACCCGGCGGCCAAAGTGGACGTTGGGCAAGTCTCGGAGCTGCGCGCCGGCACGCAGAAATCCATGCTGGTTCCGGCCATACGAGTGGCCATGGTCGTCGGCGCGCTGGTGCTGATCGGGCTTGTCGTCCTATGGCTGCGTCGGCGAAGAAATAGGGCCGTTGTGGTCCAGCATTGA
- a CDS encoding threonine/serine dehydratase, with translation MIALEDIRAAAARIEGNIRRTPMIAGSNFKTPLAGDVELMLKLELLQVTGSFKARGATNKLLSLDRAMLTHGIVTASGGNHGIATARAGLMAGVQTTIFLPTNASPAKIEKLQAWGAATHIVGSAWHESNEAAQAFVRETGAVYFHPFADPAVVAGQGTVGLEILHQMPDVTTVLVAMGGGGLISGVATAIKALAPHIRVVGVEAAGSPVLLRALEAGRNVALDKVTTSVATMACAKTDDRIFDIVSDKVDEIVLVDDDEMLRAAKGLWFEMGLAADLSGAAAIAAIAEGRVRLNASERICAIVCGAGPDAIRG, from the coding sequence GTGATTGCGCTGGAAGACATCCGCGCCGCCGCCGCGCGCATTGAGGGCAACATAAGACGCACGCCGATGATCGCCGGTTCCAATTTCAAGACACCCCTGGCCGGCGATGTCGAACTGATGCTGAAATTGGAACTGCTGCAGGTCACCGGGTCGTTCAAGGCGCGCGGCGCCACCAACAAGCTGCTGTCGCTGGACCGTGCGATGCTGACGCATGGCATCGTCACCGCGTCGGGCGGGAACCACGGCATTGCCACCGCGCGCGCCGGTCTCATGGCCGGCGTGCAGACCACCATCTTCTTGCCCACCAATGCCTCGCCGGCCAAGATCGAGAAGCTGCAAGCCTGGGGTGCGGCCACACACATCGTCGGCTCTGCCTGGCATGAATCGAACGAGGCGGCTCAGGCCTTCGTTCGTGAGACTGGTGCGGTCTACTTCCACCCGTTCGCCGACCCGGCGGTGGTGGCCGGGCAAGGCACCGTCGGTCTCGAAATCCTCCACCAGATGCCGGACGTGACGACGGTGCTGGTCGCCATGGGTGGCGGCGGGCTGATCAGCGGCGTGGCGACGGCGATCAAGGCGCTGGCGCCGCATATCCGCGTCGTCGGCGTGGAGGCGGCGGGCTCACCAGTGCTGCTGCGCGCGCTCGAAGCAGGACGCAACGTCGCGCTGGACAAGGTGACGACCTCGGTGGCGACCATGGCGTGTGCTAAGACCGACGACCGCATCTTCGACATTGTCAGTGACAAAGTCGACGAGATCGTGCTGGTCGATGACGACGAGATGCTGCGCGCCGCGAAGGGCCTTTGGTTCGAGATGGGCCTCGCCGCCGACCTCAGTGGCGCGGCCGCGATAGCCGCAATCGCAGAAGGCCGAGTACGGCTGAACGCGAGCGAGCGGATCTGCGCCATCGTTTGCGGTGCGGGGCCGGATGCGATCCGGGGATAA
- a CDS encoding M20 family metallopeptidase — translation MTKHVHTKSASAMLKDMTKLLPELEALYKDVHAHPELSMQETRTAGIAADRLKKAGFDVTTGVGKTGVVGLLRNGEGPTVMLRADMDALPIAENTGLAYASKVTAKDAEGNVVPVGHMCGHDMHVAWLVGASTLLSQTRDAWKGTLMAVFQPGEETAQGAQAMIDDGLLKRFPQPDVVLGQHVMVGPSGSVAGSAGPITSAADSLQIRLFGRGAHGSMPQASIDPVVMAASVVLRLQTIVSREVAANDAAVVTVGVLQAGTKENVIPDDAVIKLNVRTFDAGVRKHVLAAIERIVNAEAEASGAPRKPEITPLDRYPLNVNDEAASNRIAEAFRGYFSPDRVKHTGPAPASEDFGCFGTAWQVPSVFWFVGGNDPKVYAKAKAAGKLNELPVNHSPQFAPVLHPTLETGVEALVVGTLAWLGAA, via the coding sequence ATGACAAAGCATGTCCACACCAAAAGCGCTTCCGCCATGTTGAAGGACATGACCAAGCTGCTGCCCGAGCTTGAGGCGCTCTACAAGGATGTCCACGCACATCCCGAGCTCTCGATGCAGGAGACGCGCACAGCGGGCATTGCCGCCGACAGGCTCAAGAAAGCCGGTTTCGACGTGACGACCGGGGTGGGCAAAACGGGTGTGGTTGGCTTACTCCGCAACGGAGAAGGCCCGACGGTGATGCTGCGCGCCGACATGGATGCGCTCCCGATCGCAGAGAACACTGGGCTTGCCTATGCCAGCAAGGTTACGGCGAAGGACGCCGAAGGCAATGTTGTGCCGGTGGGCCATATGTGCGGTCACGATATGCATGTGGCCTGGCTGGTCGGGGCGTCTACACTCCTGTCGCAGACGCGCGATGCCTGGAAGGGTACCTTGATGGCCGTCTTCCAGCCGGGTGAGGAGACCGCGCAAGGCGCTCAGGCCATGATCGACGACGGCCTGCTCAAACGCTTTCCTCAACCCGATGTCGTGCTTGGCCAGCATGTCATGGTCGGTCCCTCCGGATCCGTTGCTGGCAGCGCCGGCCCCATCACCTCCGCGGCCGACAGCCTGCAAATTCGTCTTTTTGGCCGTGGCGCGCATGGCTCGATGCCGCAGGCAAGCATTGATCCTGTCGTCATGGCGGCGTCCGTCGTGCTACGGCTGCAGACTATTGTTTCCCGCGAGGTTGCAGCCAACGATGCGGCGGTGGTCACGGTTGGCGTGCTGCAGGCGGGCACCAAGGAAAATGTCATTCCTGACGACGCCGTCATCAAGCTCAATGTGCGGACATTCGACGCTGGCGTGCGCAAGCATGTGCTTGCCGCCATCGAGCGGATAGTCAATGCTGAGGCCGAAGCCTCGGGCGCGCCGCGCAAGCCGGAGATCACGCCGCTCGACCGCTACCCGCTTAACGTGAATGACGAAGCCGCCAGCAACCGCATCGCCGAGGCGTTTCGCGGTTATTTCTCGCCAGATCGGGTGAAACATACCGGCCCAGCCCCAGCGAGCGAGGATTTTGGCTGCTTCGGCACCGCATGGCAGGTGCCCTCGGTGTTCTGGTTCGTGGGCGGCAATGATCCCAAAGTCTATGCCAAGGCCAAGGCGGCGGGAAAGCTGAACGAACTGCCGGTCAATCACAGCCCGCAATTCGCGCCGGTTCTGCATCCCACCCTGGAAACAGGCGTCGAGGCGTTGGTCGTTGGCACGTTGGCCTGGCTCGGTGCGGCGTGA
- a CDS encoding mercuric reductase, producing MALPEQFDALVLGSGEGGKYLAWHLAKSGRRTAVVERRWIGGSCPNINCLPSKNEIWSAKVADLARHAAKFGTRTGAVTVDMGKVRQRKRDMVEGLIAMHLQNYKASGAELVMGSGRMVESKTIEVGLNDGGTRVLSADQIFLDVGTRPAIPDVPGLTDAAPLTNIEALDLDYVPSHLIVLGGGYVGLELAQAYRRFGSRVTVIDRGSRLARREDADVGGEVEQFLAAEGIHIRLSTDILRVKGQSGGTISLVLRTPSGERTMEGSDILVAAGRVPNTAGIGLEAAGVKLDDRGYIHVNERLETSARNVWAIGECAGSPQFTHVSYDDFRIIRDNLAGGIRTTRDRLVPYCMFTDPPLARVGLNEDEAMRKGMAVRVARLPMKAVLRTRTIDETTGFMKAIISADDDQILGFVMVGPEAGEVMATVQTAMLAGLPYTHLRDAILAHPTMAEGLGALFSNVAARNGS from the coding sequence ATGGCCCTGCCGGAACAGTTCGATGCCCTGGTTCTCGGAAGCGGCGAGGGCGGCAAGTATCTCGCGTGGCACCTGGCAAAATCAGGGCGTCGGACCGCGGTCGTGGAACGAAGATGGATTGGCGGTTCCTGCCCCAACATCAACTGCCTCCCCAGCAAGAATGAAATTTGGAGCGCGAAGGTCGCGGATCTGGCGCGCCATGCCGCTAAATTCGGCACGCGGACTGGTGCGGTTACGGTCGACATGGGCAAAGTCCGCCAGCGGAAGCGTGACATGGTCGAAGGCCTGATCGCGATGCATCTGCAAAACTACAAGGCGAGCGGCGCCGAACTTGTCATGGGTAGTGGTCGCATGGTGGAATCGAAGACGATCGAGGTAGGCCTGAACGACGGTGGAACACGCGTCCTGAGTGCTGATCAAATCTTCCTCGATGTCGGGACCCGCCCCGCGATCCCGGACGTGCCCGGCCTGACTGACGCAGCGCCGCTCACCAATATCGAGGCACTCGATCTCGACTATGTCCCTTCGCATTTGATCGTGCTGGGAGGCGGTTATGTCGGTCTCGAACTGGCCCAGGCCTACCGTCGCTTCGGCAGCCGGGTCACCGTCATTGATCGTGGATCTCGGCTGGCCCGCCGCGAAGATGCCGATGTCGGTGGCGAAGTAGAGCAATTCCTGGCCGCGGAAGGCATCCACATACGCCTGTCGACGGATATTCTCAGGGTGAAAGGTCAATCCGGTGGAACAATCAGCCTCGTGCTGCGCACGCCCTCGGGCGAGCGGACCATGGAAGGCAGCGACATTCTGGTGGCGGCCGGCCGCGTTCCCAACACAGCGGGAATCGGACTCGAAGCGGCGGGCGTCAAGCTCGACGATCGCGGATATATTCATGTCAACGAAAGGCTGGAGACAAGCGCGCGCAACGTATGGGCGATCGGGGAGTGTGCCGGCAGCCCACAGTTCACGCATGTCTCCTACGACGATTTCCGGATCATCCGCGATAACCTCGCTGGAGGAATTCGCACGACACGGGACCGGCTGGTCCCGTATTGCATGTTCACCGATCCGCCCCTCGCGCGGGTGGGTCTGAACGAAGATGAGGCGATGCGCAAGGGTATGGCGGTGCGGGTCGCGCGGCTTCCGATGAAGGCGGTGTTGCGCACGCGAACCATCGACGAAACCACGGGGTTCATGAAGGCGATCATCTCCGCGGATGACGACCAAATTCTTGGCTTTGTCATGGTCGGCCCGGAAGCGGGCGAGGTCATGGCCACGGTACAGACGGCCATGCTCGCCGGCCTGCCATACACGCACCTGCGCGACGCCATATTGGCGCATCCGACCATGGCGGAGGGCCTCGGTGCGTTGTTCTCGAATGTTGCGGCCCGCAACGGATCGTAG
- a CDS encoding NAD(P)-binding domain-containing protein — MVDTLKEVAEQSDDEITSTVRDYAQNVEVILGQKGRLAAHAKGKTIIMRTLHPETTNGLGEKVEAESDFTLISAAVSGGHSGAVQRGIRDAPVHVHGQG; from the coding sequence ATGGTCGATACGCTCAAGGAGGTCGCCGAACAGTCAGACGATGAGATCACCTCGACGGTGCGCGACTATGCACAGAACGTCGAGGTCATCCTTGGTCAAAAGGGCCGGCTCGCGGCGCATGCCAAGGGCAAGACGATCATCATGCGCACGCTCCACCCCGAGACGACGAACGGGCTGGGTGAGAAGGTCGAAGCAGAAAGCGATTTCACGCTGATCAGCGCGGCGGTGAGCGGCGGGCATTCGGGCGCTGTTCAACGCGGTATCCGCGACGCGCCTGTTCACGTCCATGGGCAGGGATAA
- a CDS encoding sugar dehydrogenase complex small subunit gives MLFGLVSAYTASLIPWALAQEETDADSGAFLAVSAILVGRQSLDQAQARRLYAALVADEPGFPAAAKALLDTIEQRKIDPMQLQKILNDENSPLKLVPWRIVTAWYMGIVGDGAKARCLAFETALNAQAVADVLKPPTYAYGAYGSWIRKPI, from the coding sequence ATGCTGTTTGGGCTGGTTTCAGCCTATACGGCCTCTTTGATACCTTGGGCATTGGCCCAGGAGGAGACCGATGCGGATAGCGGTGCTTTCCTGGCGGTTTCCGCCATTCTGGTCGGCCGCCAGTCGCTCGATCAGGCGCAAGCCCGACGCTTATACGCAGCGCTTGTCGCCGACGAGCCCGGGTTTCCGGCGGCCGCCAAGGCGCTGCTCGACACAATCGAGCAGCGCAAGATCGATCCCATGCAGTTGCAGAAGATTCTCAACGACGAAAATTCGCCGCTCAAGCTTGTGCCCTGGCGGATCGTGACGGCCTGGTACATGGGCATCGTCGGCGACGGCGCGAAGGCGCGCTGTCTCGCTTTTGAGACGGCACTCAACGCGCAGGCAGTTGCCGATGTGTTGAAGCCGCCGACCTACGCCTATGGGGCCTATGGCAGCTGGATCAGAAAACCGATCTGA
- a CDS encoding trimeric intracellular cation channel family protein has product MVAIGTFVHVLDLVGTFVFAISGAVAAVNRRLDIFGILVLSFVAGNFGGITRDLLIGAVPPAALTDGRYLLVSVLAGLIVSFWYAGVDRLREPVLWFDAAGLSLFAVAGAQKATQFGLSPVMSALLGMLTGIGGGMLRDVLLVEIPQVLRSDLYAVAALAGASIAVVGNMLGFSYGISALAGAILCFGLRFMAIRHGWHLPVAHLSAQRRAETDNSSDEEPR; this is encoded by the coding sequence ATGGTCGCCATTGGAACCTTCGTGCACGTTCTCGACTTGGTCGGAACCTTCGTCTTTGCGATCAGCGGCGCAGTTGCGGCAGTCAATCGGCGCCTCGATATTTTCGGCATTCTCGTGCTCTCATTCGTTGCCGGAAATTTCGGTGGGATTACCCGGGATCTCTTAATTGGCGCAGTGCCGCCGGCGGCCCTGACTGACGGACGATATCTGCTGGTTTCGGTTCTCGCCGGTCTCATCGTTTCCTTCTGGTATGCCGGTGTCGACAGGCTGCGCGAACCCGTTCTGTGGTTCGACGCGGCGGGACTGTCGCTTTTCGCCGTCGCCGGTGCGCAAAAGGCAACTCAGTTCGGATTAAGCCCGGTAATGTCAGCCCTGCTCGGCATGTTGACTGGCATCGGTGGTGGCATGTTGCGGGATGTTCTTCTTGTGGAAATTCCACAGGTGTTGCGTTCCGATCTATACGCTGTGGCAGCACTGGCCGGTGCATCCATCGCCGTCGTCGGCAATATGCTCGGTTTTTCCTATGGCATCTCGGCATTGGCCGGAGCAATCTTGTGTTTCGGCCTTCGCTTCATGGCGATCAGACATGGCTGGCATCTGCCAGTCGCCCATCTGTCGGCGCAGCGGCGCGCTGAAACAGATAATTCGAGCGATGAGGAGCCACGCTGA